The following coding sequences are from one Verrucosispora sp. WMMD573 window:
- a CDS encoding MFS transporter, with product MLIAPPPVPAGSLFAPRLRAMTVGSVALVSLLAFEALAVGTAMPTVARALDGLALYGIAFGGPFAAGVVAMVLSGIWCDARGPRAPMWSGLAGFVAGLLLAGAATDMATLVLGRIVQGFGSGLLSVALYVIVAQAYPEQLHRRIFAAFAAAWVVPSLVGPVVAGLVVEHVGWRWVFLAVPAVAVPAVLLIHPGLRSIGVAGPVRRSAGALARIGWACGAGASAALLHIGGQQRGVAAASLVGIALVGMLSCVPRLLPAGFLRAGRGLPTVVGLRGLASAAFVGAEVVIPLMLSRERGFTPTAAGLVLTTGALSWSLGSWVQARIRSPRSRGTLPRAGLTCITVGTAVVGSCVVPAVPVGVGVLGWAVAGLGMGLLFPSLSALTLELSAPGEQGRNSSSLQLCDSLASATVLALTGAVLAAGAAPGRFHYGVTLAVAAGLALIGALLAGRVVPTPRTASA from the coding sequence ATGCTGATCGCCCCGCCTCCGGTACCCGCCGGGTCGCTTTTCGCCCCTCGACTGCGGGCCATGACGGTGGGCAGCGTGGCGCTGGTCTCGTTGCTGGCGTTCGAGGCGCTGGCGGTCGGCACCGCCATGCCAACTGTCGCCCGCGCCCTGGACGGCCTGGCGCTGTACGGGATCGCCTTCGGCGGCCCGTTCGCGGCCGGCGTGGTGGCGATGGTGCTATCCGGCATCTGGTGTGACGCGCGGGGTCCACGTGCGCCGATGTGGTCCGGTCTCGCCGGGTTCGTCGCCGGGCTGCTGCTCGCCGGTGCCGCCACCGACATGGCGACGCTGGTGTTGGGTCGGATCGTGCAGGGTTTCGGCTCGGGCCTGCTGTCGGTGGCGCTGTACGTGATCGTCGCGCAGGCGTACCCGGAGCAGTTGCACCGCCGCATTTTCGCCGCGTTCGCCGCAGCCTGGGTGGTTCCGTCGCTCGTCGGTCCGGTGGTGGCGGGGTTGGTCGTGGAGCACGTCGGCTGGCGGTGGGTGTTCCTGGCGGTGCCGGCGGTGGCCGTGCCGGCGGTGCTGTTGATCCATCCGGGGCTGCGGTCGATCGGCGTGGCCGGTCCGGTCCGCCGCTCCGCCGGGGCGCTGGCGCGGATCGGTTGGGCCTGCGGGGCGGGGGCGAGCGCCGCACTGTTGCACATCGGGGGTCAGCAGCGTGGCGTCGCCGCCGCGTCGCTGGTCGGGATCGCCCTGGTCGGCATGCTGAGCTGCGTTCCGCGACTGCTGCCGGCCGGGTTTCTGCGGGCCGGTCGCGGCCTGCCCACCGTGGTCGGGCTGCGTGGGCTGGCCTCGGCCGCGTTCGTCGGCGCCGAGGTGGTGATCCCGTTGATGCTGTCGCGGGAGCGGGGTTTCACGCCGACGGCGGCGGGGCTGGTGCTGACCACCGGTGCGCTCTCCTGGTCGCTCGGCTCGTGGGTGCAGGCGCGGATCCGGTCGCCCCGGTCCCGGGGCACCCTGCCGAGGGCCGGCCTCACCTGCATCACGGTGGGCACCGCGGTGGTGGGCAGCTGCGTGGTCCCGGCGGTGCCGGTGGGGGTGGGCGTTCTCGGTTGGGCGGTCGCGGGGCTCGGCATGGGACTGCTCTTCCCGTCGCTGTCGGCGCTCACCCTTGAGTTGTCGGCTCCCGGCGAGCAGGGGCGTAACAGCTCGTCCCTGCAACTGTGCGACTCGCTCGCGTCGGCGACGGTGTTGGCGCTGACCGGCGCGGTGCTCGCCGCCGGGGCGGCACCGGGCCGTTTCCACTACGGGGTGACTCTCGCCGTGGCGGCCGGACTCGCCCTGATTGGTGCCCTGCTCGCCGGCCGGGTCGTGCCGACGCCGCGTACGGCGTCGGCCTGA
- a CDS encoding GAP family protein → MAVRGRDSRQDELAMTFLTLLPLAVVMVAGTQLVAAVFFASSDRPRAASLGYLGGAALVVLGGTTLAWLAVRLFKINFSGAGRGTVERWIDWFVLALLAVLAVVVFLRRHSGPPRWMGELQHAGPGYAAKVGLLLFLGMPSDDLTMATVGASAARHDLPWWHLLPFVLLTLALLALPLLALLMLGRRAAVLLPRIRDWANSHSWLVSEAVIVLFVVITALDLLK, encoded by the coding sequence GTGGCCGTGCGCGGTCGGGACAGCCGGCAGGATGAGCTGGCGATGACCTTCCTGACGCTGCTGCCGTTGGCCGTGGTGATGGTCGCCGGCACGCAACTGGTGGCGGCGGTCTTCTTCGCCTCGTCCGACCGGCCACGGGCCGCCTCGCTGGGCTATCTGGGCGGCGCGGCGCTCGTCGTCCTCGGTGGTACGACGCTGGCCTGGCTGGCGGTCCGCCTGTTCAAAATCAACTTCTCCGGTGCTGGTCGCGGCACTGTCGAACGGTGGATCGACTGGTTCGTGCTGGCGCTGCTCGCGGTGTTGGCGGTGGTCGTCTTCCTGCGCCGGCACTCGGGGCCGCCGCGGTGGATGGGCGAACTCCAACACGCCGGCCCCGGGTACGCCGCGAAGGTGGGCCTGCTGCTGTTCCTGGGCATGCCGTCCGATGACCTGACCATGGCCACGGTCGGGGCCAGTGCCGCACGGCACGACCTGCCGTGGTGGCATCTGCTGCCCTTCGTGCTGCTCACCCTGGCTCTGCTCGCCCTCCCGCTGCTGGCGCTGCTGATGCTCGGTCGCCGGGCGGCGGTGCTGCTGCCGCGCATCCGGGACTGGGCGAACAGCCACTCCTGGCTGGTCAGTGAGGCCGTCATCGTGCTTTTCGTGGTGATCACCGCACTCGACCTGCTGAAGTGA
- a CDS encoding NAD(P)H-binding protein — protein sequence MRVLVTGAGGRLGREVLPRLVDAGFEVRATSRRPRTGSGVRWVVADLTTGEGVAAAVTDVDAVLHLASSPTRQTHQIDVLGTRRLVDAAAGAGVQHLVYVSIVGVDRVPYSYYRHKLAAEQVIADGKVPWTVLRATQFFPFIDEMLRLSSKLGPVIGDRAVLAQPVDPAEVADKLVELLRAGARGGIVEYGGPEVQRFDEAVRAWRQARGSRRPLLPIRFPGRLGRELRGGGLVTDARPAARRTWADYLSDTYGRTAKR from the coding sequence ATGCGTGTACTGGTCACCGGCGCGGGTGGCAGGCTGGGCCGGGAGGTGCTGCCCAGGCTGGTCGACGCGGGGTTCGAGGTGCGGGCCACCAGCCGCCGGCCGCGTACCGGATCCGGGGTCCGATGGGTGGTGGCGGACCTGACCACCGGCGAGGGGGTCGCCGCAGCGGTGACCGACGTGGACGCGGTGCTGCACCTGGCGTCCTCGCCGACCCGGCAGACCCACCAGATCGACGTGCTCGGCACCCGCCGCCTGGTCGACGCTGCCGCCGGTGCCGGGGTACAGCACCTGGTGTACGTGTCGATCGTTGGCGTGGACCGGGTGCCCTACTCGTACTACCGGCACAAGCTGGCAGCCGAGCAGGTCATCGCCGACGGGAAGGTGCCGTGGACGGTGCTGCGGGCCACCCAGTTCTTCCCGTTCATCGACGAGATGCTGCGCCTGTCCAGCAAGCTCGGCCCGGTCATCGGTGACCGGGCGGTGCTGGCCCAACCGGTCGACCCGGCCGAGGTGGCCGACAAGCTGGTCGAGCTGCTCCGGGCCGGGGCGCGCGGCGGCATTGTGGAGTACGGCGGCCCTGAGGTGCAGCGCTTCGACGAGGCGGTGCGGGCCTGGCGGCAGGCGCGCGGCTCCCGTCGCCCGCTGCTGCCGATCCGCTTTCCCGGTCGCCTCGGCCGGGAGCTGCGCGGCGGTGGCCTGGTCACCGACGCCCGACCGGCGGCCCGCCGGACCTGGGCCGACTACCTGTCCGACACGTACGGGCGAACAGCGAAGCGATGA
- a CDS encoding YbaK/EbsC family protein: MGTLKTEPARTRTDLLAAPVAAALAQWPADSPVDVDTVQVAPIDADLADTAAFCAAYDVGLDESANCVVVAGKREGVTRYAACLVLATTRADVNGVARRALDVRKASFAPMADAVELTGMEYGGITPIGLPLQWPILVDTRVVDTPYVVIGSGVRHSKIALPGAALAALPGARVVEDLARPA; this comes from the coding sequence ATGGGAACGCTGAAGACCGAGCCCGCTCGCACCCGTACCGACCTGTTGGCCGCGCCGGTCGCCGCCGCGCTGGCCCAGTGGCCGGCCGACTCGCCGGTGGACGTCGACACGGTGCAGGTCGCGCCGATCGACGCCGACCTCGCCGACACCGCGGCGTTCTGCGCGGCGTACGACGTCGGGTTGGACGAGTCGGCCAACTGCGTGGTCGTGGCCGGGAAACGCGAGGGGGTGACCCGGTACGCGGCCTGCCTGGTGCTCGCCACCACCCGGGCGGACGTCAACGGGGTGGCCCGCCGGGCGCTTGACGTACGGAAGGCGAGCTTCGCGCCGATGGCCGACGCGGTGGAGTTGACCGGCATGGAGTACGGCGGTATCACGCCTATCGGGTTGCCGTTGCAGTGGCCGATCCTGGTCGACACGCGGGTGGTGGACACGCCGTACGTGGTGATCGGGTCGGGCGTACGGCACAGCAAGATCGCGCTGCCGGGCGCGGCGCTGGCCGCACTGCCCGGCGCCCGAGTGGTGGAGGACCTGGCCAGGCCGGCCTGA
- a CDS encoding DsbA family oxidoreductase — protein sequence MEIDIYADVVCPWCWIGRRRLAQALASYDGKVTVRHRPFQLDPSPVPSPRPILDALAEKFGGQEQARQMVARVVEVGASVGLELRYDRAIAANTFDAHRLTNWAGRQDRDGEMVEALHRAHFVDGVDLGSRAALAGVAATVGLDGDDARRFLDSEDGVAELRAELAAARQLGVTSVPTFVLAGRYGVTGAQEPATLLAALAEVEQREAAAH from the coding sequence ATGGAGATCGACATCTACGCCGACGTGGTCTGCCCCTGGTGCTGGATCGGCCGCCGCCGATTGGCGCAGGCGCTCGCGTCGTACGACGGCAAGGTGACCGTCCGACACCGGCCCTTCCAGCTGGACCCGTCACCGGTTCCGTCCCCCCGCCCGATCCTCGACGCACTGGCCGAGAAGTTCGGCGGCCAGGAGCAGGCCCGGCAGATGGTCGCCCGGGTCGTCGAGGTGGGCGCGAGCGTCGGTCTGGAGCTGCGCTACGACCGGGCGATCGCGGCGAACACCTTCGACGCGCACCGGCTGACCAACTGGGCCGGCCGGCAGGACCGTGACGGGGAGATGGTCGAGGCTCTGCACCGGGCCCACTTCGTGGACGGCGTCGACCTCGGCTCCCGGGCGGCGCTGGCCGGGGTGGCCGCCACCGTCGGGCTGGACGGCGACGACGCCCGCCGCTTCCTCGACTCCGAGGATGGGGTGGCCGAGCTGCGGGCCGAGTTGGCCGCCGCTCGGCAGCTCGGGGTGACAAGCGTGCCCACCTTCGTGCTCGCCGGCAGGTACGGGGTCACCGGGGCGCAGGAACCAGCCACCCTGCTCGCCGCCCTCGCCGAGGTGGAGCAGCGCGAGGCCGCCGCACACTGA
- a CDS encoding SufE family protein encodes MPEMPSKLAEIVDEFADAPRDVVLEMLLEYSDAVPPLPAGHPGHEGMEQVVECQTPFFLRAEVTPEGTVDTLFDCPPESPTTRAFAGILAEGLAGATPEQVLAVPDDLYQRMGLAQAISPLRVRGGTAILARLKRQVREQAA; translated from the coding sequence ATGCCCGAGATGCCGAGCAAGCTGGCCGAGATCGTCGACGAGTTCGCCGATGCGCCACGCGACGTGGTGCTGGAGATGCTGCTGGAGTACTCCGACGCGGTGCCGCCGCTGCCCGCCGGGCACCCCGGCCACGAGGGCATGGAGCAGGTCGTGGAGTGCCAGACTCCGTTCTTCCTGCGCGCCGAGGTGACGCCCGAGGGCACCGTCGACACCCTGTTCGACTGCCCGCCGGAGTCACCCACCACCCGGGCGTTCGCCGGCATCCTCGCGGAAGGGTTGGCCGGTGCCACCCCGGAACAGGTCCTCGCCGTTCCGGACGACCTGTACCAGCGGATGGGCCTGGCGCAGGCGATCAGCCCGCTGCGGGTACGCGGCGGCACCGCCATCCTCGCCCGGCTCAAGCGGCAGGTCCGCGAACAGGCGGCGTGA
- a CDS encoding CBS domain-containing protein: MTGYRVADVMTRQVIYLPAETTLDEAARVMKEADIGDVVVTDGANLAGILTDRDIVVRAVAENADANTTTIGSIVTREVVMIEQYCTAGEAASLMRERGIRRVLVCDNERKLVGIVSLGDLAMQLDPTSALSEISEQSPTV, encoded by the coding sequence ATGACCGGTTACCGGGTCGCAGACGTGATGACCCGGCAGGTGATCTACCTGCCGGCGGAGACCACCCTCGACGAGGCGGCCAGGGTGATGAAGGAGGCCGACATCGGCGACGTCGTCGTCACCGACGGCGCGAATCTCGCCGGCATCCTGACCGACCGCGACATCGTGGTGCGCGCGGTGGCGGAGAACGCCGACGCCAACACCACCACCATCGGTTCGATCGTCACCCGCGAGGTCGTGATGATCGAGCAGTACTGCACCGCGGGTGAGGCCGCGTCGCTGATGCGTGAGCGTGGCATTCGGCGCGTCCTCGTCTGCGACAACGAGCGGAAACTGGTCGGCATCGTCTCCCTCGGCGACCTCGCCATGCAGCTCGACCCCACCTCGGCGCTCAGCGAGATCAGCGAGCAGTCGCCCACGGTGTGA
- a CDS encoding proline--tRNA ligase yields MMLRMSTSLIRTLREDPADAEVPSHRLLLRAGYIRRAAPGGYTWLPLGRLVLERVTEIVRAEMTAIGNQEVHFPALLPAEPYRTSGRWTEYGDDIFTLADRRGAEHLLAPTHEELAALLVKELFTSYRDLPVTLFQIQTKYRDEARPRAGLLRGREFLMKDAYSFDLDDAGLRAAYGRHRAAYQRIFDRLGLDYTVVHAMSGAMGGSASEEFLAATPVGEDTYVGCTDCHYAANTEAVTTPAPAAGDPQAQPAIEMHDTPETPTIASLVALANDRRLAGRDDWSAADTLKNVVLTVRRPGAEAPELLVVGLPGDREVDLKRLAAALAPATVDVFDAWDEHPELVRGYLGPQVFDKLGVRYLVDPRVVSGTAWLTGANEPGRHATNVVCGRDFTSEGTVEAAEVRPGDPCPACVAGRLTMRRGIEIGHIFQLGRRYTDAFAVDVLGPQGKPVRPTMGCYGIGVSRAVAAIAEQHHDDRGLVWPTSVAPCDVHLVAAGKGPQLDAALDLGARLADAGLRVLVDDRTAVSAGVKFTDAELIGIPRTVVVGRRLADGYVELRDRATGERTELPVADLLEKLLNG; encoded by the coding sequence GTGATGTTGCGGATGTCGACGTCGTTGATTCGGACCCTGCGCGAGGATCCGGCGGACGCGGAGGTGCCGAGCCACCGGCTGCTGCTGCGGGCCGGGTACATCCGGCGGGCGGCACCGGGCGGCTACACCTGGTTGCCGCTGGGCCGGCTGGTGCTGGAGCGGGTCACCGAGATCGTGCGGGCCGAGATGACCGCGATCGGCAACCAGGAAGTCCACTTTCCGGCGCTGCTGCCCGCCGAGCCCTACCGCACCAGTGGACGGTGGACCGAGTACGGCGACGACATCTTCACCCTGGCCGACCGGCGCGGTGCCGAGCACCTGCTCGCACCGACCCACGAGGAGTTGGCCGCGCTGCTGGTCAAGGAGCTGTTCACCTCGTACCGCGATCTTCCGGTGACGCTGTTCCAGATCCAGACCAAGTATCGCGACGAGGCCCGCCCCCGCGCCGGTCTGCTGCGTGGGCGCGAGTTCCTGATGAAGGACGCGTACTCCTTCGACCTGGACGACGCGGGCCTGCGGGCGGCGTACGGTCGGCACCGCGCGGCGTACCAGCGGATTTTCGACCGGCTCGGCCTCGACTACACGGTGGTGCACGCGATGTCGGGCGCGATGGGCGGCTCCGCGTCCGAGGAATTCCTGGCTGCCACGCCGGTCGGCGAGGACACCTACGTGGGCTGCACCGACTGCCACTACGCGGCCAACACCGAGGCGGTGACCACGCCCGCGCCGGCGGCCGGCGACCCGCAGGCGCAGCCGGCGATCGAGATGCACGACACCCCCGAGACGCCGACAATCGCCAGCCTGGTCGCGCTCGCCAACGACCGCCGGCTGGCCGGGCGGGACGACTGGTCGGCCGCCGACACCCTGAAGAACGTGGTGCTGACCGTACGCCGGCCGGGTGCCGAAGCGCCGGAATTGCTGGTGGTCGGGTTGCCCGGGGACCGCGAGGTCGACCTGAAACGGCTGGCCGCCGCGCTGGCCCCGGCCACCGTTGATGTCTTCGACGCCTGGGACGAGCATCCCGAGCTGGTGCGGGGCTACCTCGGGCCGCAGGTGTTCGACAAGCTCGGCGTCCGCTACCTGGTCGACCCCCGGGTGGTGTCGGGTACCGCCTGGCTGACCGGGGCCAATGAGCCGGGCCGGCACGCCACGAACGTGGTGTGCGGCCGGGACTTCACCTCCGAGGGCACGGTCGAGGCCGCCGAGGTGCGGCCCGGTGACCCCTGTCCGGCCTGTGTCGCCGGCCGGTTGACCATGCGTCGGGGCATCGAGATCGGGCACATCTTCCAACTCGGTCGCCGCTACACCGACGCCTTCGCGGTGGACGTGCTCGGTCCACAGGGCAAGCCGGTCCGGCCCACCATGGGCTGCTACGGCATCGGGGTCTCCCGAGCGGTGGCGGCGATCGCCGAGCAGCACCACGACGATCGAGGGCTGGTGTGGCCGACGTCGGTCGCGCCGTGCGACGTACACCTGGTGGCGGCCGGCAAGGGCCCGCAGCTCGACGCGGCGCTCGACCTCGGCGCCCGGCTCGCCGACGCGGGCCTGCGGGTGCTGGTCGACGACCGGACCGCGGTCTCCGCCGGGGTGAAGTTCACCGACGCGGAGCTGATCGGCATCCCCCGCACCGTTGTGGTCGGACGCCGCCTGGCCGACGGGTACGTCGAGTTGCGCGACCGGGCCACCGGGGAGCGCACCGAACTACCCGTGGCGGACCTGCTGGAGAAACTGTTGAACGGGTAG
- a CDS encoding alpha/beta hydrolase translates to MLLLHGWPYDIHSFAEVVPLLTSAGHRVLLPYARGHGSTRFRSADAVRNAEPAALAVDTVAFLDALEIERATLAGFDWGARSAGIVAALWPERCRGLVAVSGYLIDGQASGRVPLPPAAEHAWWYQYYFATERGREGYARNTRDFARLIWQTASPKWDFDEATFDRSAAALDNPDHVDIVIHNYRWRLGLADGEPQYADLEERLAGKPPISVPTISLEGDANGAPHLPPGAYAKQFTGPYEHRTVGGGVGHNLPQEAPQAFADAVLAVASR, encoded by the coding sequence GTGCTGCTGCTGCACGGCTGGCCGTACGACATCCACAGCTTCGCCGAGGTCGTGCCGCTGCTCACCAGCGCCGGCCACCGGGTGCTGCTGCCCTACGCGCGCGGCCACGGCAGCACCAGGTTCCGCTCCGCCGACGCGGTGCGCAACGCCGAGCCGGCCGCCCTTGCGGTCGACACCGTCGCGTTCCTCGACGCGCTGGAGATCGAGCGGGCGACACTCGCCGGGTTCGACTGGGGTGCCCGCAGCGCCGGCATCGTGGCCGCGCTCTGGCCGGAGCGCTGCCGGGGCCTGGTCGCGGTGAGCGGCTACCTGATCGACGGTCAGGCGTCGGGACGGGTGCCGCTGCCCCCGGCCGCCGAGCACGCCTGGTGGTACCAGTACTACTTCGCCACCGAACGCGGCCGGGAGGGCTACGCGCGCAACACCCGTGACTTCGCCAGACTGATCTGGCAGACCGCCTCGCCGAAATGGGACTTCGACGAGGCCACCTTCGACCGCAGCGCTGCGGCGTTGGACAACCCGGACCACGTCGACATCGTCATCCACAACTACCGCTGGCGGCTGGGCCTCGCCGACGGGGAACCGCAGTACGCGGATCTGGAGGAGAGGCTGGCCGGCAAACCGCCGATCAGCGTGCCGACGATCAGCCTGGAAGGTGACGCCAACGGCGCTCCCCACCTGCCACCCGGGGCGTACGCGAAGCAGTTCACCGGCCCGTACGAGCACCGCACGGTCGGCGGCGGGGTGGGGCACAACCTGCCGCAGGAGGCGCCGCAGGCGTTCGCCGACGCGGTGCTGGCGGTCGCCTCCCGCTGA
- a CDS encoding DUF397 domain-containing protein, giving the protein MVHDLTGATWRKSTRSAGGECVEVADNLPDVVGVRDSKDSTGPALTFEPAAWRRFVAHTKLR; this is encoded by the coding sequence GTGGTCCACGATCTGACCGGCGCGACCTGGCGCAAGTCCACCCGCAGCGCGGGCGGAGAGTGCGTCGAGGTGGCCGACAACCTGCCCGACGTGGTCGGCGTACGCGACAGCAAGGACTCGACCGGCCCGGCGCTCACCTTCGAGCCGGCCGCCTGGCGTCGCTTCGTCGCCCACACCAAGCTCCGCTGA
- a CDS encoding helix-turn-helix transcriptional regulator, with protein MESEPTAELIRAQLRRLRLAAELTQEDFGKQVHFSGSQISAIELGQRPFDRLFLKRADEVLNSDGLLLGLLRIAELHGQPHFLRPWLDAERGATQLRCYHPTLIPGLLQTEHYARAVIRADDMLTDDEVERRVAIRMDRQAILTRPDNPPILIAVIEEATLRRVDESFRGIMTQQIGHLLDCVQRGGVLILVIPAEVSVHVGHAGPFSLACGADGDWVGHLENHLGGATIDRAEELATLHGRWDGIRSVALPKGQSELLMKEVMESWSTI; from the coding sequence GTGGAATCCGAGCCGACCGCCGAACTGATCCGGGCACAGTTGCGCCGGCTGCGGCTGGCCGCCGAGCTGACCCAGGAGGACTTCGGCAAGCAGGTGCACTTTTCCGGCTCGCAGATCTCGGCGATCGAGCTGGGGCAGCGTCCGTTCGACCGGCTCTTCCTCAAGCGGGCCGACGAGGTGCTGAACAGCGACGGCCTGCTGCTGGGGCTGCTGCGCATCGCCGAGTTGCACGGCCAGCCACACTTCCTGCGGCCGTGGCTGGACGCCGAGCGCGGCGCCACCCAGTTGCGCTGCTACCACCCGACGTTGATCCCGGGGCTGCTCCAGACCGAGCACTACGCCCGCGCGGTGATCCGCGCCGACGACATGCTCACCGACGACGAGGTGGAGCGGCGGGTGGCGATCCGAATGGACCGGCAGGCGATCCTGACCCGGCCCGACAACCCACCGATCCTGATCGCGGTGATCGAGGAGGCCACGCTGCGCCGGGTCGACGAGAGCTTCCGGGGCATCATGACGCAGCAGATCGGGCACCTGCTCGACTGCGTGCAACGCGGTGGCGTGCTGATCCTCGTCATCCCGGCCGAGGTGAGCGTGCATGTGGGCCACGCCGGTCCGTTCTCCCTGGCTTGTGGAGCCGACGGCGACTGGGTCGGCCACCTGGAGAATCATCTTGGTGGCGCGACCATCGACAGGGCCGAGGAACTCGCTACCCTGCACGGCAGATGGGACGGCATTCGCAGCGTCGCCCTCCCCAAGGGACAGTCCGAGCTGCTTATGAAGGAAGTGATGGAGTCGTGGTCCACGATCTGA
- a CDS encoding SGNH/GDSL hydrolase family protein, which translates to MRWRSYVAVGDSFTEGLDDAYPDGSFRGWADLVATRLAAEAGPDFAYANLAIRGRTFPSVVAEQVPAALAMKPDLISFAAGGNDVLRRSFDPDTLVSRFEEVVSRLRSRGADVLLFRFADVMARLPGQRLIAPRVALLNRAVGETAERHGAILVDLYADDTYLNPMLWSTDRLHLSPAGHRRVAGQVLTALGVGCDEEWLLVPPNPEPTPWLSARTADLRWAGQHLAPWLKRRLTGRSSGDTRTAKRPTLTPLTD; encoded by the coding sequence GTGCGCTGGCGCAGTTACGTAGCGGTCGGGGACAGCTTCACCGAGGGCCTGGACGATGCCTACCCGGACGGCAGTTTCCGGGGTTGGGCGGATCTGGTGGCCACCCGGCTCGCCGCCGAGGCCGGCCCCGACTTCGCGTACGCCAATCTGGCCATCCGGGGGCGGACCTTTCCGAGTGTGGTGGCCGAGCAGGTGCCGGCGGCCCTGGCGATGAAGCCCGACCTGATCAGCTTCGCGGCGGGCGGCAACGACGTGCTGCGCCGCAGCTTCGACCCGGACACCCTGGTCTCCCGCTTCGAAGAGGTGGTCAGCCGGCTGCGCAGCCGGGGCGCAGATGTGCTGCTGTTCCGGTTCGCCGACGTGATGGCGCGGCTGCCCGGCCAACGGCTGATCGCGCCCCGGGTCGCCCTGCTCAACCGCGCGGTCGGGGAGACCGCCGAGCGGCACGGCGCCATCCTGGTCGACCTGTACGCCGACGACACGTACCTGAACCCGATGCTCTGGAGCACCGACCGGCTGCACCTGTCTCCGGCCGGGCACCGCCGCGTGGCCGGTCAGGTGCTGACCGCGCTCGGTGTCGGGTGCGACGAGGAGTGGCTGCTGGTCCCGCCGAACCCGGAGCCCACCCCCTGGCTGTCCGCCCGCACCGCCGACCTCCGCTGGGCCGGTCAACACCTGGCCCCCTGGCTCAAGCGCCGCCTCACCGGCCGCTCCTCCGGCGACACCCGCACCGCCAAACGCCCCACCCTCACCCCCCTAACCGACTAA
- a CDS encoding sulfurtransferase: MSVPNDPDPRLQSYADPQRLVTTDWLAEHLGDDGLVVVESDEDVLLYDRGHIPGAVKVDWHLELNDQVTRDYLDAERFAELCAAKGIGRDDTVVFYGDNFNWWAAYALWVFTLFGHQDVRLLDGGRQKWIAEGRELTRDKPNRPRADYPVPQRDDAPVRAFREEVSAHVDAGRPLVDVRSPGEYTGEMLHMPDYPQEGALRGGHIPGAVSKPWKSAANDDGTFKSADELRGIYADQLGLTPTDDVIAYCRIGERSSHTWFVLRHLLGYPKVRNYDGSWTEWGNLVRAPVVKGPDPR, from the coding sequence ATGTCTGTGCCGAACGATCCCGATCCCCGACTTCAGTCGTACGCGGACCCGCAGCGACTGGTCACCACCGACTGGCTGGCCGAGCATCTGGGCGACGACGGTCTCGTGGTCGTCGAGTCCGACGAGGACGTGCTGCTCTATGACAGAGGTCACATCCCGGGTGCCGTCAAGGTCGACTGGCATCTGGAGCTGAACGACCAGGTGACCCGGGACTACCTGGACGCCGAACGGTTCGCCGAACTCTGTGCCGCCAAGGGCATCGGCCGTGACGACACGGTCGTCTTCTACGGCGACAACTTCAACTGGTGGGCCGCGTACGCCCTCTGGGTCTTCACCCTCTTCGGTCACCAGGACGTACGGCTGCTCGACGGCGGCCGGCAGAAGTGGATCGCCGAGGGGCGTGAGCTGACCCGCGACAAGCCGAATCGGCCCCGGGCGGACTATCCGGTGCCGCAGCGCGACGACGCGCCGGTACGGGCGTTCCGCGAGGAGGTGTCGGCGCACGTCGACGCCGGCCGGCCGCTTGTCGACGTGCGGTCGCCGGGCGAGTACACCGGCGAGATGCTGCACATGCCGGACTACCCGCAGGAGGGTGCGCTGCGCGGCGGTCACATCCCCGGCGCGGTGAGCAAGCCGTGGAAGTCCGCCGCCAACGACGACGGCACCTTCAAGTCGGCCGACGAGCTGCGGGGCATCTACGCCGACCAGCTCGGCCTGACGCCGACCGACGACGTGATCGCGTACTGCCGGATCGGCGAACGCTCCAGCCATACCTGGTTCGTGCTGCGGCACCTGCTCGGCTACCCGAAGGTGCGCAACTACGACGGCTCCTGGACCGAGTGGGGCAACCTCGTCCGGGCCCCCGTCGTCAAGGGCCCCGACCCGAGGTAA